One Malus sylvestris chromosome 14, drMalSylv7.2, whole genome shotgun sequence DNA segment encodes these proteins:
- the LOC126599979 gene encoding histone deacetylase 15-like — protein sequence MIVAESAHVSSENNLAPEALSMGRLANGAAEKSLHKPNNQAQCQGSNGRCGSSGSHGTKSRPCREENCGEGDVGVSGKDAPTDVLSKKAAEQMEMTLEDMYNQDLDDEDDDSDWDPFQQHVEVMKWFCTNCTMPNLGDIDHCDVCREHRESGILRQGCFASAFDSSPTETMSDTRERHKGSQDSASKSSTAVGFDERMLLHSEVQMNSHPHPERPDRIRAIAASLATAGIFPGRCHPIPAREITREELQMVHSLEHIESVDHTGHMFSSYFTPDTYANEHSARAARLAAGLCADLAKAIVSGRAKNGFALVRPPGHHAGVRQAMGFCLHNNAAVAALAGQVSGAKKVLIVDWDVHHGNGTQEIFDQNKSVLYISLHRHEGGKFYPGTGAADEVGTMGAEGYCVNVPWSRGGVGDNDYIYAFQHVVLPIASEFAPDFTIISAGFDAARGDPLGCCDVTPAGYEKMTHMLSDLSGGKMLVILEGGYNLRSISSSATAVIKVLLGESPGCELDTTLPSRSGLQTVLEVLQIQNKYWPALGSSLTKLQSQMKTYYVQNKKKQIKKSRRTLAPLFWKWGRKALLYHLLNGHFHVNLKDW from the exons ATGATTGTGGCTGAAAGTGCCCATGTAAGCTCAGAAAACAACTTAGCACCAGAAGCACTTTCAATGGGTCGTTTAGCAAATGGGGCGGCCGAGAAAAGTCTTCACAAACCAAACAACCAAGCTCAATGTCAAGGCTCTAATGGGAGATGTGGAAGCTCGGGCTCTCATGGAACGAAATCTAGACCGTGTCGTGAGGAAAATTGTGGGGAAGGAGATGTAGGAGTATCTGGAAAAGATGCACCAACTGATGTTTTAAGT AAAAAGGCAGCAGAGCAAATGGAAATGACATTAGAAGACATGTACAACCAAGACCTCGATGACGAGGATGATGATAGCGATTGGGATCCCTTCCAACAGCATGTAGAAGTAATGAAATGGTTCTGCACCAACTGTACAATGCCCAATCTTGGTGATATTGATCATTGTGAT GTATGTCGAGAACATAGAGAATCTGGTATCTTGAGGCAGGGGTGTTTCGCATCTGCCTTTGATTCAAGCCCCACTGAGACTATGTCTGACACTAGAGAAAGACACAAAG GCTCACAAGATTCAGCGTCAAAGAGTTCCACTGCTGTAGGTTTCGatgagagaatgttgctacatTCAGAA GTTCAAATGAACTCACATCCGCACCCAGAAAGACCAGATCGTATTCGAGCCATTGCTGCTAGCCTTGCTACAGCTG GTATATTTCCAGGAAGGTGCCATCCAATTCCTGCTAGAGAAATCACTCGCGAAGAACTTCAGATG GTCCATTCTTTGGAGCATATTGAATCAGTTGACCATACAGGCCATATGTTTTCAAG TTATTTCACCCCTGACACATATGCCAATGAACATTCAGCACGTGCTGCTAGACTTGCAGCAGGTTTATGTGCTGATCTTGCTAAAGCAATTGTTTCTGGACGTGCCAAAAATGGTTTTGCCCTT GTTAGGCCTCCTGGTCATCATGCTGGTGTAAGACAGGCTATGGGGTTTTGCCTCCACAATAATGCAGCAGTTGCTGCATTAGCAGGTCAGGTTTCTGGTGCTAAGAAAGTGCTAATCGTTGATTGG GATGTTCATCACGGGAATGGCACACAAGAAATATTTGATCAGAACAAATCG GTCTTGTATATATCCTTACATAGACATGAAGGAGGGAAGTTTTATCCTGGCACTGGAGCTGCTGACGAG GTTGGAACCATGGGGGCTGAAGGATACTGTGTGAACGTTCCATGGAGTCGTGGTGGAGTTGGTGACAATGATTACATATATGCATTTCAGCATGTTGTGCTTCCTATAG CTTCTGAGTTTGCTCCCGATTTCACCATCATATCAGCAGGATTTGATGCAGCACGAGGTGATCCACTGGGATGCTGTGAT GTTACTCCTGCGGGCTATGAAAAGATGACACACATGTTGTCTGACTTGTCTGGAGGAAAGATGCTTGTTATTCTTGAGGGCGG TTACAATCTCCGTTCAATATCGTCTTCTGCTACTGCAGTAATCAAG GTATTGCTGGGTGAAAGTCCAGGATGTGAATTGGACACCACATTACCTTCCAGATCCGGCCTACAAACCGTTCTCGAGGTCcttcaaattcaaaataaatactggCCTGCTCTCGGATCCAGCCTTACGAAATTGCAGTCACAAATGAAAACGTACTATGTTCAAAACAAAA AAAAGCAAATTAAAAAGAGCCGGCGGACTCTTGCACCATTGTTTTGGAAATGGGGAAGGAAAGCTCTATTGTATCATCTTTTAAACGGGCATTTCCATGTAAACCTGAAGGATTGGTGA